A window from Staphylococcus succinus encodes these proteins:
- a CDS encoding NfeD family protein: MHNIFSSNFIENNSWIDNAANLIVNPFITLILTCIIFMGFLYQLYSNKINLVGIIATLALLIFFLGFFVKGDVNFYSVVLFGVGVIFIIIELFVVGAIIGIIGMGLIVFSIITLGDNLVFMIANVVVALILSIIEWVVLVRIFKRNIPFLDKVVLKDSTNAEAGYTSHEDRSHLVGQTATTSTDLRPAGIITYNDERIDAVSDGSFILRNKEVTILEVEGTRVVVRENES; this comes from the coding sequence ATACATAATATCTTTTCGTCCAACTTTATTGAAAATAATAGCTGGATAGATAACGCAGCAAACCTAATTGTCAATCCGTTTATCACTTTAATTTTAACTTGTATTATTTTTATGGGTTTTTTATATCAATTATATTCAAATAAAATCAATCTTGTAGGGATTATTGCTACATTAGCCTTATTAATTTTCTTCTTAGGCTTTTTTGTAAAAGGAGATGTTAATTTTTATTCGGTAGTTTTATTTGGAGTTGGGGTTATATTTATAATAATTGAACTTTTTGTCGTAGGTGCAATTATTGGTATTATAGGTATGGGCCTTATCGTTTTCAGTATTATTACATTAGGTGACAATTTAGTTTTTATGATTGCCAATGTTGTCGTAGCATTAATATTATCAATCATAGAATGGGTGGTACTTGTGAGAATATTTAAGCGAAATATTCCATTTTTAGATAAAGTTGTTTTAAAAGATTCTACAAATGCAGAGGCAGGCTACACTTCACATGAAGATCGCTCTCATTTAGTTGGGCAAACTGCTACAACGTCTACAGATTTAAGACCAGCAGGAATCATTACATACAATGATGAACGTATTGACGCAGTTTCTGATGGGTCATTTATTTTACGGAATAAAGAAGTGACCATATTAGAAGTTGAAGGTACTAGAGTTGTTGTAAGAGAAAACGAATCATAA
- the floA gene encoding flotillin-like protein FloA (flotillin-like protein involved in membrane lipid rafts), giving the protein MIGLIIIVAIVVIALLLLFSFVPVGLWISAIAAGVKVGIGTLVGMRLRRVSPRRVISPLIKAHKAGLNLTTNQLESHYLAGGNVDRVVDANIAAQRADINLPFERGAAIDLAGRDVLEAVQMSVNPKVIETPFIAGVAMNGIEVKAKARITVRANIARLVGGAGEETIIARVGEGIVSTIGSSEHHTQVLENPDNISKTVLSKGLDSGTAFEILSIDIADVDISKNIGADLQTEQALADKNIAQAKAEERRAMAVAQEQEMKAKVQEMRSKVVEAEAEVPLAMAEALRSGNLGVKDYYNLKNIEADTGMRNSINERTNQEDDESPDK; this is encoded by the coding sequence ATGATCGGATTAATTATTATTGTCGCTATAGTAGTAATAGCACTTTTATTACTATTTTCATTCGTTCCAGTGGGCTTATGGATTTCAGCAATTGCTGCTGGAGTAAAAGTAGGTATTGGAACATTAGTTGGTATGAGACTGCGTAGAGTTTCTCCACGTAGAGTAATCTCGCCATTAATCAAAGCACACAAAGCTGGTTTGAATTTAACTACAAACCAATTGGAATCACATTATTTAGCTGGAGGTAATGTTGATCGAGTTGTTGATGCGAACATCGCAGCGCAAAGAGCTGATATCAATTTACCGTTTGAACGTGGCGCAGCTATTGATTTAGCTGGTCGTGATGTATTAGAAGCTGTGCAGATGTCAGTTAATCCAAAAGTTATAGAAACACCATTTATTGCTGGTGTAGCTATGAATGGTATCGAAGTAAAAGCTAAGGCGCGTATTACTGTACGTGCTAACATCGCTCGTTTAGTCGGTGGTGCTGGTGAAGAAACAATTATTGCCCGTGTAGGTGAAGGTATTGTATCTACAATAGGTTCTAGTGAACACCATACACAAGTTTTAGAAAACCCTGATAACATTTCTAAAACTGTTTTAAGTAAAGGCCTAGATTCTGGTACAGCATTTGAAATTTTATCTATCGATATTGCTGATGTAGACATTAGTAAAAATATTGGTGCAGATTTACAAACTGAACAAGCACTTGCAGATAAAAATATCGCCCAAGCTAAAGCGGAAGAGCGTAGAGCAATGGCTGTTGCACAAGAACAAGAAATGAAAGCGAAAGTTCAAGAAATGCGTTCTAAAGTTGTAGAAGCAGAAGCAGAAGTACCACTCGCGATGGCTGAAGCACTACGTTCAGGTAATCTTGGTGTTAAAGATTACTACAATTTAAAAAATATCGAAGCAGATACAGGTATGAGAAATTCAATTAACGAACGAACAAATCAAGAAGATGATGAATCACCGGATAAATAA
- a CDS encoding PhoH family protein, translated as MPGIIQINDINEAQALIGNNDEHLKAIEEGFDVIVHARGQEIAVKGEVIEDVEKAESVLINLLKVIQQGVSISIKDVEAAIKMAKNGTIQYLLDLYDDEITKDAFGKTIRAKTMGQRLYVNAMHHNDLVFGVGPAGTGKTFLAVVYAAKQLRKGNVKRIVLTRPAVEAGESLGFLPGDLKEKVDPYLRPLYDGLNTVLGREQTARFIDRGIIEIAPLAYMRGRTLDDAFVILDEAQNTTHAQMKMFLTRLGFGSKMVVTGDHTQIDLPKGVKSGLKEAIKKLKDVKGLSIHHLDQSDVVRHPLVSKIIDRYEGEE; from the coding sequence ATGCCTGGTATTATTCAAATAAATGACATCAATGAAGCTCAAGCGCTCATTGGTAATAACGACGAACACCTTAAAGCAATTGAGGAAGGGTTTGATGTCATTGTACATGCTCGAGGTCAAGAAATTGCTGTAAAAGGTGAAGTAATCGAGGATGTAGAAAAAGCAGAATCAGTACTCATTAATCTTTTGAAAGTAATTCAACAAGGTGTTTCGATTTCTATAAAAGATGTTGAAGCGGCTATTAAAATGGCGAAAAATGGGACGATTCAATACTTATTAGATTTATATGATGATGAAATTACTAAAGATGCATTTGGTAAGACTATTCGTGCTAAGACAATGGGACAACGTTTATACGTAAATGCAATGCATCATAACGATTTGGTATTTGGCGTTGGACCAGCAGGAACAGGAAAAACATTCTTAGCGGTTGTCTATGCTGCCAAACAATTGCGTAAAGGAAATGTAAAGCGTATTGTGCTGACAAGACCTGCAGTGGAAGCTGGAGAGTCCTTAGGTTTCTTACCTGGGGATTTAAAAGAAAAGGTAGATCCTTATTTACGTCCGTTATATGATGGGTTGAATACTGTTTTAGGTAGAGAACAGACAGCCAGATTTATAGATAGAGGAATAATCGAGATCGCACCTTTAGCTTATATGAGAGGCAGAACGTTAGATGATGCGTTTGTGATATTAGATGAAGCACAAAATACGACACACGCTCAAATGAAAATGTTTTTAACTCGACTAGGTTTTGGTTCAAAAATGGTAGTGACGGGTGACCATACGCAAATAGATTTACCTAAAGGCGTAAAAAGTGGACTCAAAGAAGCTATAAAGAAACTTAAAGATGTTAAAGGGCTAAGTATTCATCATTTAGATCAAAGTGATGTTGTACGTCATCCATTAGTAAGTAAAATTATTGATCGTTACGAGGGAGAGGAGTAA
- the ybeY gene encoding rRNA maturation RNase YbeY, giving the protein MFTIDFSDHTDLVKQEWFEQIDSLLTFAKTQENIDGEAELSVTFVDKVEIQEINKMYRDKDKVTDVISFALEEDEPEITGLDMPRVLGDIIICTDVANEQAESYGHSFERELGFLALHGFLHLLGYDHMNEQDEKEMFGRQDRILNAYGLTRD; this is encoded by the coding sequence ATGTTTACTATAGATTTTAGTGATCATACAGATTTAGTAAAACAAGAATGGTTTGAACAAATAGATAGCCTTCTGACATTCGCAAAAACACAGGAAAATATTGATGGTGAAGCAGAACTTTCAGTTACCTTTGTGGATAAAGTAGAAATTCAAGAAATAAATAAAATGTATCGTGATAAAGACAAAGTAACGGATGTTATTTCTTTTGCTTTAGAAGAAGATGAACCTGAAATTACGGGGCTTGACATGCCAAGAGTATTGGGCGATATTATTATTTGTACTGATGTTGCGAATGAACAAGCAGAATCTTATGGACATTCTTTTGAAAGAGAACTCGGTTTCCTTGCGCTACATGGATTCTTACATTTATTAGGCTACGATCATATGAATGAGCAAGATGAAAAAGAAATGTTTGGTCGCCAAGACCGAATTCTAAACGCATATGGATTAACGAGAGATTAG
- a CDS encoding diacylglycerol kinase family protein encodes MKRFNYALQGMHVLLNKDNKFLLHLISALIVVICGVWFGISRVDWIFIILAIGIVLAFEAINTALEYVVDLVTDDYHILAKKAKDVAAFSVMIVSAIAFAIGLLIFLPYVF; translated from the coding sequence ATGAAACGATTTAATTATGCATTACAAGGTATGCACGTGCTATTAAACAAAGACAATAAATTTTTGTTGCATTTAATAAGTGCACTCATTGTAGTTATCTGTGGCGTATGGTTTGGTATATCGCGTGTAGATTGGATTTTCATAATCTTAGCCATTGGGATTGTCCTTGCCTTCGAAGCGATAAATACAGCATTAGAATACGTGGTTGATTTAGTGACAGATGATTATCATATTTTGGCAAAAAAAGCTAAAGATGTTGCAGCTTTTAGCGTAATGATTGTATCCGCTATTGCATTTGCTATAGGCCTTTTAATATTTCTGCCATATGTATTTTAA
- the cdd gene encoding cytidine deaminase → MGYQPHYLTEVRTAQANAYAPYSNFKVGAYLRTKDGKAFHGANVENAAYPMAICAERSSLVSAISEGYKPGDFESITITVDADKPSSPCGACRQFMKELCDDDMPVYMTNQNGDLIESTVGDLLPLGFSGKDLN, encoded by the coding sequence GTGGGATATCAACCACATTATTTAACAGAAGTTAGAACTGCACAAGCCAATGCTTACGCACCTTATAGTAATTTCAAAGTGGGCGCTTATTTGCGGACGAAAGATGGAAAGGCATTTCACGGTGCCAATGTCGAAAATGCAGCATATCCAATGGCTATTTGTGCAGAAAGATCTAGTTTAGTATCTGCAATATCAGAAGGCTATAAGCCAGGTGATTTTGAGTCAATCACTATTACTGTTGATGCGGATAAACCATCTTCACCATGTGGTGCATGTCGTCAATTTATGAAAGAACTCTGTGATGATGACATGCCCGTATATATGACAAATCAAAATGGAGATTTAATAGAATCGACGGTGGGGGATTTATTACCACTAGGATTCTCTGGAAAGGATTTAAATTAA
- the era gene encoding GTPase Era encodes MTAHKSGFISIIGRPNVGKSTFVNRVIGHKIAIMSDKAQTTRNKIQGVMTQDDAQIIFLDTPGIHKPKHKLGDYMMNVAKNTLSEIDAIMFMVNVNEDIGRGDEFIMDMLKSIKTPVFLVLNKIDLVHPDELMPRIEKYKKYMDFTEIVPISALEGLNVDHFIGVLKSYLPEGPKYYPDDQISDHPEQFVVGELIREKILHLTSEEIPHAIGVNVDRMIKEDEDRVRIEATIYVERDSQKGIVIGKGGKKLKEVGKRARQDIERLLGSKVYLELWVKVQKDWRNKVNFIRQMGYLEDQD; translated from the coding sequence ATGACAGCACATAAATCAGGATTTATATCAATAATAGGCAGACCCAATGTTGGGAAATCTACTTTTGTGAACCGTGTAATCGGTCATAAAATAGCAATCATGTCTGATAAAGCGCAAACGACAAGAAATAAAATACAGGGCGTTATGACACAAGACGATGCTCAAATCATATTTTTAGATACACCAGGTATTCATAAACCTAAACACAAACTAGGCGATTATATGATGAATGTTGCTAAAAATACACTATCTGAAATAGACGCGATTATGTTTATGGTCAATGTTAATGAAGATATTGGTCGAGGTGATGAATTTATCATGGATATGCTGAAATCAATTAAAACGCCGGTGTTTTTAGTATTAAATAAAATTGATTTAGTTCATCCAGATGAACTTATGCCAAGAATCGAAAAATATAAAAAGTATATGGACTTCACAGAAATAGTGCCGATTTCTGCACTTGAAGGTTTGAACGTAGACCACTTTATTGGTGTATTAAAATCATATTTACCTGAAGGACCTAAGTATTACCCTGATGATCAAATTTCAGATCACCCTGAGCAGTTTGTCGTTGGGGAACTCATCCGTGAAAAAATATTACACTTAACGAGTGAAGAAATTCCTCATGCTATCGGTGTCAATGTGGATCGTATGATTAAAGAGGATGAAGATAGAGTGAGAATTGAGGCTACGATTTATGTAGAAAGAGATTCTCAAAAAGGTATTGTAATTGGTAAAGGCGGTAAAAAACTTAAAGAAGTCGGTAAACGCGCTAGACAAGATATTGAAAGATTATTAGGGTCTAAAGTTTACTTAGAACTATGGGTAAAAGTACAAAAAGATTGGCGTAATAAAGTGAATTTCATTCGTCAAATGGGTTATTTAGAAGATCAAGACTAA
- the recO gene encoding DNA repair protein RecO — MLIKQKGIIIKTVDYGESDKIVTILNEFGAKVPLMVRRAKKSKSGLQANTQLFVYGLFIYSKWKGMGTLSSVDVIEQNYHLRLDIYESSFASLCTEVIDRSIEHEEVSQYSYDLLHFILEKIKEGVSAQLMSVLALLKCMTKFGFNAIFDKCIVTGNTSQSDLIGYSFKFGGAISESARYEDPHALILSNKTLYLLDILQKLPIHQMSTLRIHDHIVDEMSELMLMLYSEYAGMYFKSQKLINQLLRLDHLS, encoded by the coding sequence GTGTTAATCAAACAAAAAGGTATTATTATAAAAACGGTTGATTATGGCGAATCCGATAAAATTGTTACGATTCTAAATGAATTTGGCGCGAAAGTGCCATTAATGGTCCGAAGAGCTAAAAAAAGCAAGAGCGGCTTACAAGCTAATACACAATTATTTGTGTATGGCTTGTTTATTTATTCTAAGTGGAAAGGAATGGGGACATTGAGTTCTGTTGATGTAATAGAACAAAACTATCATCTCCGCCTAGATATATATGAAAGCAGCTTTGCCAGCTTATGTACAGAAGTAATAGATCGGTCTATTGAGCATGAGGAAGTATCACAATATAGTTATGACTTATTGCATTTCATTTTAGAGAAAATTAAAGAGGGTGTGTCTGCTCAACTTATGTCAGTGCTCGCCTTATTAAAATGTATGACAAAATTTGGATTTAACGCTATTTTTGATAAATGTATTGTGACAGGTAATACAAGTCAATCTGATTTAATCGGTTATAGTTTTAAGTTTGGTGGCGCCATATCTGAAAGCGCAAGATATGAAGATCCTCACGCCCTTATTTTATCTAATAAAACCCTGTATCTTTTAGATATCTTACAAAAATTACCAATTCATCAGATGAGTACGCTACGTATACATGATCATATCGTTGATGAGATGTCTGAATTAATGCTTATGTTATACAGTGAATATGCTGGAATGTATTTTAAAAGTCAGAAATTAATAAACCAATTACTTAGATTAGATCATCTTTCTTAA
- a CDS encoding glycine--tRNA ligase, translating to MAKDMETIVQLAKHRGFVFPGSEIYGGLSNTWDYGPLGVELKNNVKKAWWQKFITQSPYNVGIDAAILMNPKTWEASGHLGNFNDPMIDNKDSKIRYRADKIIEDHMLNVKGDENFVADGLSFDEMKRIIDEEGIVCPVSGTANWTDIRQFNLMFKTFQGVTEDSTNEIFLRPETAQGIFVNYKNVQRTMRKKLPFGIGQIGKSFRNEITPGNFIFRTREFEQMELEFFCKPGEEIEWQNYWKNYASQWLKDLHLSEAYTRLRDHDDDELSHYSNATTDIEYRFPFGWGELWGIASRTDFDLKKHSEHSGEDFQYHDQETGEKYIPYCIEPSLGADRVTLAFLCDAYDEEGVEGSKEARTVLRFHPALAPYKAAVLPLSKKLSGEAIKVFEQLSANFSIDFDESQSIGKRYRRQDEVGTPYCITFDFDSLEDQQVTVRDRDSMEQVRMPISELEAFLTEKVKF from the coding sequence ATGGCAAAAGATATGGAAACAATTGTCCAATTAGCGAAACATAGAGGTTTTGTATTCCCTGGTAGTGAAATTTATGGTGGTTTATCAAACACATGGGATTACGGCCCTCTAGGTGTAGAACTAAAAAATAATGTAAAAAAAGCATGGTGGCAAAAATTCATCACGCAATCTCCATACAACGTTGGTATAGATGCGGCTATTTTAATGAATCCAAAAACTTGGGAAGCTTCTGGTCATTTAGGTAACTTTAATGATCCAATGATCGATAACAAAGATAGTAAAATACGTTATCGTGCTGATAAAATCATCGAAGATCACATGTTAAATGTTAAAGGTGATGAAAACTTTGTAGCTGATGGTCTTAGCTTTGATGAAATGAAACGCATCATTGATGAAGAAGGTATCGTTTGTCCTGTAAGTGGAACTGCAAATTGGACAGATATTCGTCAATTCAATTTGATGTTCAAAACATTCCAAGGTGTGACTGAAGATTCAACAAATGAAATTTTCCTACGCCCTGAAACTGCTCAAGGTATTTTTGTAAACTATAAAAATGTTCAACGTACGATGCGTAAAAAATTACCATTTGGTATTGGACAAATCGGTAAATCTTTCCGTAATGAAATTACACCTGGCAATTTTATCTTCAGAACACGTGAATTCGAACAAATGGAGTTAGAATTCTTCTGTAAACCTGGTGAAGAAATTGAATGGCAAAATTATTGGAAGAACTATGCTAGCCAATGGTTAAAAGACTTACATTTAAGCGAAGCGTATACACGTTTACGTGACCATGACGATGATGAGCTATCTCATTACTCTAACGCTACAACAGATATCGAATACCGCTTCCCATTTGGTTGGGGAGAATTATGGGGTATTGCAAGTCGTACAGACTTTGACTTGAAAAAACACAGTGAGCACTCTGGTGAAGATTTCCAATATCATGACCAAGAGACAGGCGAAAAATATATCCCTTATTGTATAGAGCCATCTTTAGGTGCTGACCGTGTAACATTAGCATTTTTATGTGATGCCTATGATGAAGAAGGTGTTGAAGGAAGCAAAGAAGCTAGAACAGTTTTACGTTTCCATCCAGCATTAGCACCATATAAAGCAGCAGTATTGCCATTAAGCAAGAAATTATCTGGCGAAGCGATTAAAGTATTTGAACAATTAAGCGCTAACTTCTCAATTGATTTTGATGAGTCTCAATCAATTGGTAAACGTTACCGTCGTCAAGATGAAGTTGGTACACCATATTGTATTACGTTTGACTTTGATTCATTAGAAGATCAACAGGTTACTGTACGTGATCGTGATTCAATGGAACAAGTACGTATGCCAATTTCAGAATTAGAAGCATTTTTAACTGAAAAAGTTAAATTCTAA
- a CDS encoding helix-turn-helix transcriptional regulator, with translation MELSKRQQQIVEIVKNNGPITGEHIAERLSLTRATLRPDLAILTMSGILEARPRVGYYYSGKPKNKLIADQLKQYIVKDYASHPVVVKSEMTIYDAICTIFLEDVSTLFVINNDGDFMGVCSRKDLLRASMIGEDIHTMPVNIIMTRMPNLHFVLEDERVIHAANLMIEKEIDSLPIVTKKENGKYEVKGRVSKTTISKIFVSLFNE, from the coding sequence ATAGAACTGAGTAAAAGGCAACAACAAATAGTTGAGATTGTCAAAAACAATGGACCTATTACAGGTGAGCACATCGCAGAACGACTGAGTTTGACACGTGCCACTTTGAGACCTGATTTAGCGATTCTTACTATGTCGGGAATTCTGGAAGCAAGACCACGTGTAGGTTACTATTATTCAGGTAAACCGAAAAATAAATTGATTGCTGATCAATTAAAACAATATATTGTAAAAGATTACGCGTCACATCCAGTTGTAGTAAAAAGTGAAATGACTATTTATGATGCGATATGTACTATATTTTTAGAGGATGTAAGCACATTATTCGTCATTAATAATGATGGAGATTTTATGGGCGTTTGTTCCCGTAAAGATTTGTTAAGGGCGTCTATGATTGGCGAAGATATACACACTATGCCTGTAAATATAATTATGACACGCATGCCTAACTTACACTTTGTACTTGAAGACGAGAGAGTTATACATGCTGCAAATCTTATGATAGAAAAGGAAATAGATTCCTTGCCTATTGTGACAAAAAAAGAGAATGGTAAATATGAAGTGAAAGGTCGCGTCTCTAAAACGACAATTAGTAAGATTTTTGTATCATTATTTAACGAATAG
- a CDS encoding pyruvate, water dikinase regulatory protein → MENIKIIVASDSVGETAELVARACISQFNPNQCDSEISRYPYIESLENVDEVIQVAKDTDAIVVYTLVKPEIRKYMEEKLKELEVKSVDIMGPLMNILLDKIDDQPYFEPGLVHQLDEAYFKKIDAIEFAVKYDDGKDPKGLSKADIVLLGISRTSKTPLSQYLAHKSYKVMNIPIVPEVTPPDELFNTDASKCIALKISEEKLNKIRKERLKQLGLGDSARYATEQRIEEELNYFHELVDKIGCPIIDVSDKAIEETANDIISIIEQNSFKK, encoded by the coding sequence ATGGAAAATATTAAAATTATAGTCGCATCTGACTCAGTAGGAGAAACAGCTGAATTAGTAGCTAGAGCATGTATTTCACAATTCAATCCAAACCAATGTGATAGTGAAATAAGTAGATATCCTTATATTGAATCTTTGGAAAATGTTGATGAAGTGATACAGGTGGCGAAAGATACAGATGCCATTGTTGTTTATACGTTAGTTAAACCCGAAATAAGAAAGTATATGGAAGAAAAATTAAAAGAACTTGAAGTGAAATCTGTAGATATCATGGGCCCTCTGATGAATATCTTACTAGATAAAATAGATGATCAACCTTATTTTGAGCCGGGGTTAGTTCATCAATTAGATGAAGCCTATTTCAAAAAAATTGATGCCATTGAGTTTGCAGTAAAGTATGATGATGGTAAAGACCCTAAAGGTTTATCAAAAGCTGATATCGTATTATTAGGTATCTCTCGAACTTCAAAAACACCTTTATCTCAGTATCTTGCACATAAAAGTTACAAGGTGATGAATATTCCTATTGTCCCTGAGGTTACACCACCGGATGAATTATTTAATACAGATGCTTCAAAGTGTATTGCCTTAAAAATAAGTGAAGAAAAGTTAAATAAAATTCGTAAGGAGCGTTTAAAGCAATTAGGCCTTGGTGATAGCGCGAGGTATGCTACAGAACAGAGAATCGAAGAAGAACTCAATTATTTTCATGAATTAGTTGATAAAATTGGTTGTCCGATTATTGATGTATCAGACAAAGCAATAGAAGAAACTGCTAATGATATTATCAGTATTATTGAGCAAAATAGTTTTAAAAAATAA